The following are encoded in a window of Phaseolus vulgaris cultivar G19833 chromosome 3, P. vulgaris v2.0, whole genome shotgun sequence genomic DNA:
- the LOC137808188 gene encoding leucine-rich repeat receptor-like serine/threonine-protein kinase BAM1, with protein sequence MRLLLCPLFFIVFFIFHSHKLTAARISEYRALLSFKASSITDDPTNALSSWNSSTTYCSWLGITCDSRLHVTTLNLTSSSLSGTLYDHLSHLPFLSYLSLADNQFSGPIPASFSSLSALRHLNLSNNAFNATFPSNLSRLANLQVLDLYNNNMTGPLPLAVASMPLLRHLHLGGNFFSGQIPPEYGTWQHLQYLAVSGNELSGNIPPELGNLTALRELYIGYYNAYSGGIPPEIGNLSQLVRFDAAYCGLSGEIPADLGRLQNMDTLFLQVNALSGSLTPELGNLKSLKSMDLSNNILSGEVPASFTELKNLTLLNLFRNKLHGAIPEFVGELPALEVLQLWENNFTGSIPQSLGRNGKLTVVDLSSNKLTGMLPPDMCYGNRLQTLITLGNYLFGPIPDSIGKCESLNRIRMGENFLNGSIPIGLFGLPKLTQVELQNNLLTGQFPEGGSIAVNLGQISLSNNKLSGSLPPTIGNFTSMQKLLLDGNKFSGQIPSQIGRLQQLSKIDFSRNEFSGPIAPEISRCKLLTFIDLSRNELSGEIPNQITAMRILNYLNLSRNHLVGSIPGSIASMQSLTSVDFSYNNLSGLVPGTGQFGYFNYTSFLGNPELCGPYLGPCKDGVSNGPRQPHLKGPLSSSLKLLLVVGLLVCSIAFAVAAIIKARALKKASEARAWKLTAFQRLDFTADDVLDSLKEDNIIGKGGAGIVYKGAMPNGDQVAVKRLPAMSRGSSHDHGFNAEIQTLGRIRHRHIVRLLGFCSNHETNLLVYEYMPNGSLGEVLHGKKGGHLHWDTRYKIAVEASKGLCYLHHDCSPLIVHRDVKSNNILLDSNFEAHVADFGLAKFLQDSGTSECMSAIAGSYGYIAPEYAYTLKVDEKSDVYSFGVVLLELVTGRKPVGEFGDGVDIVQWVRKMTDSNKEGVLKVLDPRLPSVPLHEVMHVFYVAMLCVEEQAVERPTMREVVQILTELPKSASSKQGDLTITESSLPSSNSLESPTTASMEPKDNQHLPQSSPPDLLSI encoded by the exons ATGCGACTCCTCCTCTGCCCCCTCTTCTTCATCgtcttcttcatcttccattCTCACAAACTCACTGCTGCGCGCATCTCAGAATATCGCGCGCTTCTATCTTTCAAAGCCTCTTCCATAACAGACGACCCTACCAATGCTCTCTCCTCCTGGAACTCCTCCACCACCTACTGTTCCTGGTTAGGCATCACCTGCGACTCCCGCCTCCACGTCACCACCCTTAACCTCACCTCCTCCTCCCTCTCCGGCACTCTCTACGATCATCTCTCCCACCTCCCTTTCCTCTCCTACCTCTCCCTCGCCGACAACCAGTTCTCCGGTCCCATTCCCGCATCTTTCTCCTCTCTCTCCGCCCTCCGCCATCTCAACCTCTCCAACAACGCCTTCAACGCCACCTTCCCCTCCAACCTCTCGCGCCTCGCCAACCTCCAAGTCCTTGACCTCTACAACAACAACATGACCGGTCCCCTCCCCCTCGCCGTCGCCTCCATGCCCCTCCTCCGCCACCTCCACCTCGGCGGCAACTTCTTCTCCGGCCAGATCCCCCCCGAGTATGGTACCTGGCAGCACCTCCAGTACCTCGCCGTCTCCGGCAACGAGCTCTCGGGAAACATCCCTCCGGAGCTCGGAAACCTCACCGCGCTTCGCGAGCTCTACATAGGCTACTACAATGCTTATTCCGGCGGCATCCCGCCGGAGATTGGAAACCTGTCCCAGCTGGTCCGTTTCGACGCCGCGTATTGCGGACTCTCCGGCGAGATTCCAGCTGATCTTGGAAGGCTTCAGAATATGGACACTCTGTTTCTTCAGGTGAATGCGCTCTCGGGCTCGCTCACTCCTGAGCTGGGGAACCTGAAGAGCCTCAAGTCGATGGATCTGTCCAACAACATTCTCTCCGGCGAGGTTCCGGCGAGCTTTACAGAGCTCAAGAATCTCACTCTGCTGAACCTCTTCCGGAACAAGCTCCACGGTGCCATTCCCGAGTTTGTCGGAGAGTTGCCGGCACTTGAGGTGTTGCAGCTTTGGGAGAACAACTTCACCGGAAGCATTCCTCAGAGTTTGGGAAGAAATGGAAAACTCACCGTCGTCGATCTTTCTTCGAACAAATTAACGGGAATGCTTCCTCCGGATATGTGTTATGGGAATCGTCTTCAGACTCTGATAACTCTCGGGAATTATCTGTTCGGTCCCATTCCTGATTCGATTGGGAAGTGTGAGTCTTTGAATAGGATTCGAATGGGGGAGAACTTTCTTAATGGTTCTATTCCTATCGGTCTTTTTGGGCTTCCGAAACTCACCCAAGTCGAGCTTCAGAACAATCTTCTCACGGGGCAGTTTCCCGAGGGTGGTTCCATTGCTGTTAATCTCGGTCAGATTAGTCTCTCTAATAACAAGCTCTCTGGGTCGTTGCCACCCACTATTGGAAACTTCACCAGCATGCAGAAGCTTCTTCTCGACGGTAACAAATTCTCTGGTCAAATCCCTTCGCAAATAGGCAGGCTGCAACAGCTTTCCAAAATTGATTTTAGCCGTAACGAATTTTCGGGTCCCATTGCTCCTGAGATAAGTCGGTGCAAGCTTTTGACCTTCATTGATCTCAGCCGCAATGAGCTCTCTGGTGAGATTCCAAACCAGATAACTGCCATGCGGATATTGAATTACCTCAACCTTTCAAGAAACCATTTGGTTGGCTCCATTCCAGGCTCCATAGCTTCTATGCAAAGTTTAACTTCTGTTGATTTTTCCTACAACAATCTCTCTGGTTTGGTTCCTGGAACAGGGCAGTTCGGCTACTTTAACTATACCTCTTTCCTTGGGAACCCTGAACTCTGTGGTCCTTATTTGGGTCCTTGTAAAGACGGGGTTTCAAATGGCCCTCGTCAACCTCACCTTAAAGGTCCTCTTTCTTCCTCTTTGAAGCTTCTGTTAGTTGTAGGGTTGCTTGTGTGCTCCATCGCATTTGCTGTTGCAGCAATAATCAAAGCTCGGGCTTTGAAAAAGGCTAGTGAAGCTCGTGCGTGGAAATTAACCGCATTCCAGCGTTTGGACTTCACTGCTGATGATGTTTTGGATTCCTTGAAGGAGGACAACATAATAGGAAAGGGAGGTGCAGGCATTGTGTACAAAGGTGCAATGCCGAATGGGGATCAGGTTGCCGTGAAAAGGTTACCTGCCATGAGCAGAGGATCTTCGCATGACCATGGTTTCAATGCTGAGATTCAGACTTTGGGGAGGATTCGACACAGACACATTGTTAGACTGTTGGGTTTCTGTTCAAACCACGAGACAAATCTCTTGGTGTACGAGTATATGCCTAATGGAAGTTTAGGTGAGGTTCTTCATGGCAAGAAAGGTGGTCATTTGCATTGGGACACAAGGTATAAAATTGCTGTGGAGGCCTCGAAGGGCCTTTGCTATCTTCACCACGACTGTTCGCCACTCATTGTCCATCGAGATGTTAAATCCAACAATATTCTTCTTGATTCCAACTTTGAAGCTCATGTTGCGGATTTTGGGCTCGCTAAGTTCCTGCAAGATTCTGGAACATCCGAATGCATGTCTGCAATTGCCGGTTCGTATGGATACATAGCTCCAG AGTATGCCTACACGTTAAAAGTTGACGAGAAAAGTGACGTGTACAGCTTTGGAGTTGTTCTTTTGGAGCTTGTAACAGGCAGGAAACCAGTTGGGGAGTTTGGTGATGGTGTGGACATTGTGCAATGGGTGAGGAAAATGACGGACTCAAACAAGGAAGGAGTTCTAAAGGTTCTTGATCCTAGACTTCCCTCAGTTCCACTCCATGAGGTGATGCATGTTTTCTATGTAGCCATGCTATGTGTTGAAGAACAGGCAGTGGAGCGACCAACAATGCGAGAAGTTGTTCAAATCCTGACTGAGCTTCCAAAGTCAGCAAGCTCAAAACAGGGAGACTTAACAATCACGGAGTCCTCTCTGCCATCATCAAACAGTTTAGAGTCTCCAACCACGGCATCTATGGAACCTAAAGATAATCAACATCTTCCTCAGTCTTCACCACCTGATCTTCTTAGCATTTGA